GATATCGCCGATGAGGGGCGCGGCGCGCTCCCCTTCACCGTGCACGGCACCGGCTCGCTGCGAGGCGGCCGCGTCGAGATCGACGCCTCGCTCTCGAGCCAGTTCGTATCGGCGCTGCTGCTCTCGGGCGCGCGCTTCGATCAGGGCGTGCACGTGGTGCACACGGGCGAGCGGCTGCCGAGCCTGCCGCACATCGAGATGACCATCGATACGCTGCGCTCACGCGGCGTCGAGGTCTCGTCCCCCGCCCCCGGCGAGTGGATCGTCGAGCCCGGTCCGATCCGAGCCCTCGACGCCCCCATCGAGCCGGACCTCTCGAACGCGGCGCCCTTCCTCGCGGCCGCCGTCGCGGTCGGCGGCCGCGTGACCGTGCCCGGCTGGCCCGCGGCCACGACGCAGGTCGGCGACCAGTTGCGCGCGCTGCTGCCCGAGTTCGGGGCCCGAGCCGAGCTCGCCGAGGACGGCGCCCTCACCGTCTCGGGCGACGGCCGCCTGAGGGGCGCACGGTTGCACGTGCCCGAGGCGGGCGAGCTCGCCCCCACGCTCGTCGGCCTCGCCGCTCTCGCAGCCCACGGCACGGACGGCTCCGACGGCGAGGCGAGCGAGGTCACCGGCATCGGCCACATCCGACACCACGAGACCGACCGCATCGCGGCGCTGGTGAACGAGATCAACGCTCTCGGCGGCCGCGCCCGCGAACTCGAGGACGGCATCGCGATCGACCCGGCCCCTCTGCACGGCGGCGTCTGGCACAGCTACGCCGATCACCGCATGGCGACGACCGGCGCGCTCATCGGGCTCGTCGTGGCGGGCGTCGAAGTCGAGGACATCGCGTCGACCTCGAAGACCCTGCCCCAGTTCTCCGAGCTGTGGCATCGCATGCTCGGCCTCGCGGGCACCGGTGAAGGGCCGACGGGCACCGCGGGTGCGGAGCTGCCGTCGAACGGCCCGCTGGGGCTCGGGGGGCTCTTCCCGGATCTCGCTCGCGGGGCCGACGGCGCATGAGCTGGCTCCCGCCCGACGAGGACGACGCGCTCGACGGCCCGTACGCCGAGTACGCCGACCACGCGGTGCGCCAGCGTCCCAACCCCAAGGCGAACCGGCCCCGCACCAAGCGCCGACCCGAGCACTCCGATGCGGTCGTCGGCATGGTGACCGCGGTGGATCGGGGCCGCTACACGACCCTGGTCGAACGCGGCGCCGATCCTGCCGACTCCCAGGAGCGAACCGTGGTTGCGGCCCGAGCCCGCGAGCTGCGACGCACCCCGATCGTCATCGGCGACCGCGTGCAGCTCGTCGGCGACACGAGCGGCGCGGAGGGCTCGCTCGCTCGCATCGTCGGCATCGAGG
This DNA window, taken from Leucobacter tenebrionis, encodes the following:
- the aroA gene encoding 3-phosphoshikimate 1-carboxyvinyltransferase, coding for MLEAKMNRGKDGDEVRAGEVHGESAELWPAPLAEGPVEARVALPGSKSLTGRELILAALAEGPGTLRAPLHSRDSALMIDALRALGTRIEEIPTSSPFGPDLRITPAEELTGSTSIACGLAGTVMRFVPPVAALALGPVAFDGDLYARKRPMRPVLDALRALGADIADEGRGALPFTVHGTGSLRGGRVEIDASLSSQFVSALLLSGARFDQGVHVVHTGERLPSLPHIEMTIDTLRSRGVEVSSPAPGEWIVEPGPIRALDAPIEPDLSNAAPFLAAAVAVGGRVTVPGWPAATTQVGDQLRALLPEFGARAELAEDGALTVSGDGRLRGARLHVPEAGELAPTLVGLAALAAHGTDGSDGEASEVTGIGHIRHHETDRIAALVNEINALGGRARELEDGIAIDPAPLHGGVWHSYADHRMATTGALIGLVVAGVEVEDIASTSKTLPQFSELWHRMLGLAGTGEGPTGTAGAELPSNGPLGLGGLFPDLARGADGA